From the Lolium rigidum isolate FL_2022 chromosome 2, APGP_CSIRO_Lrig_0.1, whole genome shotgun sequence genome, one window contains:
- the LOC124686440 gene encoding GDSL esterase/lipase At5g03610-like, with translation MKLRPSVLGLLLLLVLVLNPNGTEARPAPAGGHPQKKMSSYSFFVFGDDFADNGNLPLTDPVTQMSRQWAYPYGSSYVDADGNPRPNTPSGRFSNYHIQSDFIATILGLEEAPPAHALTAEKTCDPSGMTFAYAGAGVLDSSSTHKVPTLAKQVDTFRKMVNDGIISEQQLRRSVALVAVSGNDYRGSSSNIGLSTPNDINAYIGKVTKEIAANVEQLQKLGVTKVVVNNLHPVGCTPLQTRTNNYTACDVFGNLGASVHNSNLKQTMEGKKNVHVADLYTAFSNIVDTAPGKGQELSKQFKRKLSPCCGSFDSNGYCGQQDDSSELLYTVCDKSNKFFYWDDMHPTHMQGGRQ, from the exons ATGAAGCTTCGTCCGTccgtcctcggcctcctccttctcctcgtcctTGTTCTAAACCCCAATGGCACGGAGGCCCGGCCTGCCCCTGCCGGCGGCCATCCTCAGAAGAAGATGTCGAGCTACAGCTTCTTCGTCTTCGGGGATGACTTCGCCGACAACGGGAACCTCCCTCTAACAGACCCCGTCACCCAGATGTCGCGGCAATGGGCCTACCCCTACGGCTCCTCCTACGTTGACGCCGACGGAAACCCGCGACCAAATACTCCGTCGGGACGCTTCTCCAACTACCACATCCAATCAGATTTCATCG CAACGATCTTGGGGCTCGAGGAAGCACCTCCGGCGCATGCTCTGACGGCGGAGAAAACCTGCGACCCGTCTGGCATGACCTTCGCCTATGCTGGCGCTGGCGTATTGGATAGCTCATCGACGCACAAGGTCCCCACCCTTGCCAAGCAGGTCGACACTTTCAGGAAGATGGTCAACGACGGGATCATCTCTGAGCAGCAGCTCAGACGCTCAGTGGCCCTCGTGGCCGTCTCCGGCAACGACTACCGCGGGAGCTCCAGCAACATTGGCCTAAGCACCCCCAACGAT ATCAATGCTTATATTGGGAAGGTGACAAAGGAGATCGCAGCCAACGTGGAGCAGTTGCAGAAGCTAGGGGTGACAAAGGTTGTCGTCAATAACTTGCACCCCGTCGGATGCACACCATTGCAAACACGGACTAACAACTACACCGCCTGTGACGTCTTCGGAAATTTGGGTGCATCCGTCCATAACAGTAACCTCAAACAAACGATGGAGGGCAAGAAAAATGTCCATGTTGCCGACCTCTACACCGCCTTCAGTAATATTGTGGATACAGCCCCAG GTAAAGGCCAGGAGCTATCTAAACAATTCAAGCGCAAGCTCTCGCCGTGCTGCGGAAGTTTTGATTCAAACGGTTACTGCGGACAACAAGACGATTCCTCGGAGCTTCTCTACACTGTGTGCGACAAGTCCAACAAGTTTTTCTACTGGGATGACATGCACCCGACACACATGCAGGGTGGGAGGCAGTGA